A single Kitasatospora kifunensis DNA region contains:
- a CDS encoding GNAT family N-acetyltransferase → MTTPPFPLRSVADQEFESWARMIADTYGMDRTAEELADQRAATDLSRTLAAFDEDVPVAGASVYSRTLTVPGGALPVAGIASVGVAATHRRRGLLTAMMRAQLTDLYENQREPIAALRPSEAGIYGRYGYGPATLGNVMRCDRRALRFRPDTDFGQGTVRLLTVDQARPLLEKVYDQVRAMAVGWPDRRPEHWTVRLADYPHRRGGATALRVVVHHDSDGQATGYALYRHGSTPDGLGGSAGVVQMVELAVLSTQAHAALWRFIAGIDLVTWIDFEGAVDEPLPHMLVDPRAVRSAPVDRLWVRLVDVDRALAGRGYALPFDLVLDVRDDFCPWNSGRHRLSADGASIRCEPTTAPADLRLTAVELGAAFLGGTTLASLAMAGRVEELRPGALSVASTVFRIERQPCYPGGWAFPLY, encoded by the coding sequence GTGACGACGCCTCCGTTTCCCCTTCGCAGTGTGGCTGATCAGGAGTTCGAGTCCTGGGCGCGCATGATCGCGGACACCTACGGCATGGACCGCACGGCCGAGGAGTTGGCCGACCAGCGAGCCGCCACCGACCTCAGCCGCACCCTGGCCGCTTTCGACGAGGACGTACCGGTCGCCGGCGCCTCCGTCTACAGCCGGACGCTGACCGTGCCCGGGGGCGCCCTGCCCGTGGCCGGCATCGCCTCCGTGGGCGTCGCTGCGACACATCGACGCCGCGGCCTCCTCACCGCGATGATGCGCGCGCAGCTCACCGACCTGTACGAGAACCAGCGCGAGCCGATCGCCGCGCTCCGCCCTTCCGAAGCCGGGATCTACGGACGCTACGGTTACGGGCCCGCGACGCTTGGCAACGTCATGCGCTGCGACCGGCGTGCCTTGCGTTTCCGGCCCGACACAGACTTCGGGCAGGGAACCGTCCGGCTGCTGACGGTCGACCAGGCCCGGCCCCTCCTTGAGAAGGTGTACGACCAGGTCCGCGCTATGGCAGTGGGCTGGCCGGATCGCCGGCCGGAGCACTGGACCGTCCGCCTCGCCGACTACCCCCATCGGCGCGGCGGGGCCACCGCGCTGCGCGTCGTCGTGCATCACGATAGCGACGGTCAGGCCACTGGCTACGCACTCTACCGGCATGGCTCCACACCGGACGGACTCGGCGGCAGCGCCGGCGTGGTGCAGATGGTGGAACTGGCGGTGCTTTCGACCCAGGCGCACGCGGCGCTGTGGCGCTTCATCGCCGGCATCGACCTGGTGACCTGGATCGACTTCGAGGGCGCCGTCGACGAACCGCTGCCCCACATGCTGGTCGACCCACGCGCAGTCCGGTCCGCGCCGGTCGACCGCCTGTGGGTGCGGCTCGTGGACGTCGACCGGGCGCTGGCCGGTCGAGGCTACGCGCTCCCGTTCGACCTCGTCCTCGACGTACGCGACGACTTCTGCCCGTGGAACAGCGGACGTCATCGGCTGTCCGCGGACGGCGCGTCGATACGCTGCGAGCCCACCACCGCTCCCGCTGACCTGCGGCTGACGGCCGTGGAGCTCGGCGCGGCGTTCCTCGGCGGCACCACCTTGGCCAGCCTCGCCATGGCCGGCCGCGTCGAGGAACTGCGGCCAGGTGCGCTGAGCGTCGCTTCGACAGTCTTCCGCATCGAACGCCAGCCCTGCTATCCCGGTGGCTGGGCCTTCCCGCTCTACTGA
- a CDS encoding tetratricopeptide repeat protein gives MPDPDRAGDLAEFIGLLGELRAWAGMPSYRALAKRAGPFMRPARVVSPFTVVDAFKTERRRLDLDLVVAIVQALGVDNTGTARWRDACVKAHGLAKQGGPVGVFGQLPADLATFTGRADELAWLIEAATRRGESGGTNTAVISAIEGMGGVGKTQLAIHAAHRLVRDGHFTDTQLYVNLRGFDPDLPPADPSAVLEAFLRQLGVAAQQIPAGRDERAAMYRDRLRERSALVLLDNAADEEQVRDLIPPGPSCMVLITSRRSLAGLDGVTPHLLGTFTDAESLDLLARITGRDRVAAEPEAASRIVQSCGRLPLALALAAARLRSRPSWTLTELANRLEAGRLDGIRAGGRSLRPVLELSYRALPVPAQQMFRLLGLHPGPDFTAAAAAALTGVAAHEASGTLEMLQDEHLLQQHRSGRYELHDLLRAYALELTDRNDADARQAALVRITSWYAHSAYSAETSLGNSTVAPTAPCEPDPAQFDTRDAAFAWLDAEESNLEHVMRAAADAGLHHTAWQTGLYLDDHFYESGRMRACIRVNQSGAESARKAGDRTAEGRILCNLGWCHIELSDLNTAESCMRKALALCHEAGDQNGTANALNGLGKVLGDQNKHGDALDSYRAALTIYQQQGKHRNAGSAHSNIGTIHFQMNHYDLALASYLHALEILDSPDTDSYALVLVLGNIAEVHLLSGSYEEASTYESRRLALARQYGHTQQEAQSLLATGDIHAALGHTEDAHTAWAQSATLYEQLGDPAVTEARQRLSQEVHAEPTRA, from the coding sequence ATGCCGGATCCCGACAGGGCTGGGGATCTGGCGGAGTTCATCGGGTTGTTGGGCGAGCTGCGTGCGTGGGCGGGGATGCCCTCGTACCGCGCGCTGGCGAAGCGAGCCGGGCCGTTCATGCGGCCGGCGCGGGTCGTATCACCGTTCACGGTCGTGGACGCCTTCAAGACCGAGCGCCGTCGTCTGGACCTGGACCTGGTGGTGGCGATCGTCCAGGCACTGGGCGTGGACAACACCGGGACGGCTCGCTGGCGCGACGCCTGCGTCAAGGCGCACGGGCTGGCCAAACAGGGCGGGCCGGTCGGCGTGTTCGGACAGCTTCCCGCAGATCTGGCCACGTTCACAGGACGCGCGGACGAGCTCGCCTGGCTGATCGAAGCGGCAACCCGCCGCGGCGAGAGCGGTGGCACGAACACGGCGGTGATCTCCGCGATCGAGGGCATGGGAGGGGTCGGCAAGACCCAGCTCGCGATCCACGCGGCTCACCGACTCGTTCGTGACGGACACTTCACCGACACCCAGCTGTATGTGAACCTGCGCGGGTTCGACCCTGACCTTCCGCCCGCAGACCCGTCCGCGGTGCTGGAGGCGTTCCTGCGGCAGCTGGGCGTGGCGGCGCAGCAGATCCCCGCGGGCCGTGATGAGCGGGCTGCGATGTACCGGGACCGGCTACGTGAGCGCAGTGCGCTGGTCCTGCTGGACAACGCGGCGGACGAGGAACAGGTCCGCGACCTCATCCCGCCCGGTCCCTCCTGCATGGTTCTGATCACTAGCCGCCGCAGCCTGGCCGGCCTGGACGGCGTCACCCCACACCTGCTCGGCACCTTCACCGACGCCGAGTCGCTCGACCTGCTGGCGCGGATCACCGGCCGCGACCGGGTGGCCGCCGAACCCGAAGCCGCCAGCCGCATCGTCCAGTCCTGCGGCCGTCTCCCACTCGCCCTCGCGCTTGCCGCAGCCCGGCTACGCTCCCGACCCTCCTGGACCCTGACGGAGCTGGCGAATCGACTCGAGGCCGGTCGACTGGACGGAATACGGGCCGGAGGCCGCTCACTGCGCCCCGTCCTTGAACTCTCCTACCGGGCACTCCCGGTTCCCGCACAGCAGATGTTCCGGCTCCTGGGACTTCATCCCGGCCCGGATTTCACAGCCGCGGCAGCTGCCGCACTCACCGGCGTCGCAGCCCACGAAGCCAGCGGCACACTGGAAATGCTCCAAGACGAGCACCTGCTGCAGCAACACCGCAGCGGCCGGTACGAGCTCCACGACCTGCTGCGCGCCTACGCACTCGAGCTGACGGACCGCAACGACGCGGATGCCCGTCAGGCAGCGCTGGTCAGGATCACCTCCTGGTACGCCCACAGCGCCTACAGCGCGGAAACATCGCTGGGGAACTCCACTGTGGCACCCACCGCTCCGTGCGAACCCGATCCAGCACAGTTCGACACTCGAGACGCGGCATTCGCATGGTTGGACGCCGAGGAGTCCAACTTGGAACATGTCATGCGCGCCGCCGCCGACGCCGGGCTCCACCACACTGCCTGGCAGACAGGCTTGTACCTGGACGACCACTTCTACGAGAGCGGCAGAATGCGCGCGTGTATCCGCGTGAACCAAAGCGGCGCGGAATCCGCCCGGAAGGCCGGCGACAGGACCGCCGAAGGGCGGATCCTGTGCAATCTGGGCTGGTGTCACATAGAGCTGTCCGACCTGAACACAGCCGAGTCCTGCATGCGCAAGGCACTGGCCCTGTGCCACGAAGCCGGCGACCAGAACGGCACGGCCAACGCCCTCAACGGCCTGGGGAAGGTCCTCGGCGACCAGAACAAGCACGGCGACGCGCTCGACTCCTATCGGGCAGCCCTGACGATCTACCAACAGCAAGGAAAGCACCGCAACGCAGGCAGTGCCCACAGCAACATCGGCACGATCCACTTCCAGATGAACCACTACGACCTGGCCCTGGCGAGCTACCTGCACGCCCTGGAGATCCTCGACTCCCCGGATACCGACAGCTACGCCCTGGTCCTGGTCCTTGGGAACATCGCCGAGGTACACCTCCTCTCGGGCAGCTACGAGGAGGCATCCACCTACGAATCCCGCCGCCTCGCCCTGGCCCGCCAGTACGGACACACCCAACAAGAAGCGCAGAGCCTGCTCGCCACGGGCGACATCCACGCCGCCCTTGGCCACACCGAGGACGCTCACACGGCCTGGGCCCAGTCCGCCACCCTCTACGAGCAACTCGGCGACCCCGCAGTCACCGAAGCAAGGCAGCGCCTCAGCCAAGAGGTGCACGCCGAGCCAACCCGCGCGTGA
- a CDS encoding ISL3 family transposase, with amino-acid sequence MKDVNELVHIVFSGLSPLVIGCVVDEGERIVLRARTPRDTAVCPVCGASSGRVHGYHWRTVADVPVDERRVVVRVRVRRLVCPTRGCRHTFREQVPGVLDRYQRRTVRLTSQVKAVVNELAGRAGVRLLTALAVSLSRHTALRTLLRIPPPVGRVPRVIGIDDFALRRRHRYATVIIDAETHERIDVLPDRTADTLEAWLREHPGVEVVCRDGSATYAEAIRRALPDAVQVADRWHVWHNLCETALSEVKAHSCCWATVLEAPLYNGPRAQTTLERWHQVHGLLGQGVGLLECARRLQLALNTVKRYARADRSERMLRVPKYRASLADPYREHLRKRRSEDPAVPIKHLFEEIKALGFTGCLNLLHKYINQGCADADRSHISPRRLARMLLTRPDNLKAEQHELLAKLTAACPEMTQLATSIKDFAPLLAPHADNADTLTRWIAQVRAADLPHLHAFTRGLDRDLGAVIAGLTLPYSNGPTEGVNTKTKRIARQMHGRAGFPLLRHRILLG; translated from the coding sequence GTGAAGGATGTCAACGAGCTCGTGCACATAGTGTTCTCGGGCCTGTCCCCGCTGGTCATCGGGTGTGTGGTCGACGAAGGTGAGCGGATCGTGTTGCGGGCACGGACTCCACGGGACACTGCGGTCTGTCCGGTGTGCGGGGCGTCGTCGGGGCGTGTGCACGGTTATCACTGGCGGACGGTTGCCGATGTGCCGGTCGATGAACGACGGGTGGTGGTCCGTGTGCGGGTGCGGCGTCTGGTGTGTCCCACGCGTGGCTGCCGCCACACCTTCCGCGAACAGGTGCCCGGAGTGCTGGACCGATATCAGCGGCGAACCGTCCGCCTGACCAGTCAAGTCAAGGCTGTGGTCAATGAGTTAGCGGGCCGAGCCGGGGTGCGTTTGCTGACGGCGCTCGCGGTGAGCCTGTCGCGTCACACGGCTTTGCGTACGCTGCTTCGGATCCCGCCGCCCGTCGGGCGGGTACCCCGTGTGATCGGCATCGACGACTTCGCTCTGCGCCGACGGCACCGCTACGCCACCGTGATCATCGACGCCGAGACCCATGAGCGGATCGACGTGCTGCCCGACCGCACGGCCGACACGCTCGAGGCGTGGCTGCGCGAGCATCCAGGCGTCGAGGTCGTGTGCCGTGACGGCTCCGCGACCTATGCCGAGGCCATCCGCCGCGCTCTGCCCGACGCGGTCCAGGTCGCTGATCGCTGGCATGTGTGGCACAACCTATGCGAAACCGCCCTGAGCGAGGTCAAGGCGCACAGCTGCTGCTGGGCCACTGTACTGGAGGCGCCTCTCTACAACGGGCCCCGCGCACAAACCACCCTCGAACGCTGGCATCAGGTCCACGGCCTGCTCGGTCAGGGCGTGGGCCTGCTCGAATGCGCCCGCCGCCTGCAACTGGCCCTGAACACCGTTAAACGCTACGCCCGCGCCGACCGGTCCGAACGCATGCTCCGCGTCCCCAAGTACCGTGCCAGCCTGGCCGATCCCTACCGCGAGCACCTGCGTAAACGCCGGTCCGAGGACCCCGCCGTCCCCATCAAGCACCTCTTCGAAGAGATCAAGGCCCTCGGCTTCACGGGCTGCCTAAACCTCCTGCACAAGTACATCAACCAAGGCTGTGCGGACGCCGACCGCAGTCATATCTCCCCTCGCCGGCTCGCCCGGATGCTGCTGACCAGGCCCGACAACCTCAAGGCCGAGCAACACGAGCTCCTGGCCAAGCTTACCGCCGCATGCCCCGAGATGACCCAACTAGCCACGAGTATCAAAGACTTCGCCCCACTCCTTGCGCCTCACGCCGACAATGCGGACACGCTCACGCGCTGGATCGCCCAAGTCCGAGCAGCCGACCTGCCTCATCTGCATGCCTTCACCAGGGGCCTGGATCGGGACCTCGGCGCCGTGATCGCCGGGCTCACTCTTCCGTACAGCAACGGCCCCACCGAGGGTGTCAACACCAAGACCAAGCGGATCGCGCGTCAGATGCATGGCCGAGCAGGCTTCCCCCTGCTTCGCCACCGCATCCTCCTCGGATAG
- a CDS encoding IS256 family transposase yields the protein MGPRKNTGGSDVVASVAELAAEQARAGGMQLLGEGGLLQQLTRHLLQEALEAEMDEHLAGTAGPGRSARKGGNARNGYRAKTVMTEAGPVTLEVPRDRAGTFEAKVVARHARRTEGLDNLVISLTAKGLTSGEIVAHLAEVYGMATSKETVSTITDRVLEGMADWRTRPLDAVYPVLFVDAVNIKIRDGQVANRPVYVVLGVTADGYRDILGLWTSSGGEGAKYWQSVLTEIKNRGVKDCLILVCDGLTGLPDAVAQVWPATVVQTCIVHLLRNSFRYTSKRDWAAVARDLKPVYTAPNERAALERFAEFAAAWEANYPAVVRLWERAWPEMVPFLGFDTEIRKIICTTNAIESLNSRYRRAASACGHFPNEQAALKRLYLATLAIDPTGRGRQRWSNRWLGALNAFDIAFDGRLSAGRV from the coding sequence ATGGGTCCGAGGAAGAACACCGGTGGGTCGGATGTGGTGGCATCGGTCGCCGAGCTGGCGGCCGAGCAGGCCAGGGCCGGCGGGATGCAGTTGCTGGGCGAGGGCGGGCTGCTGCAGCAGCTGACCCGGCACCTGCTCCAGGAGGCCCTGGAAGCCGAGATGGACGAGCACCTGGCCGGTACCGCCGGGCCGGGTCGCAGTGCCCGCAAGGGCGGCAACGCGCGTAACGGCTACCGGGCCAAGACGGTGATGACCGAGGCCGGGCCGGTCACGCTCGAGGTCCCGCGGGACCGGGCCGGGACCTTCGAGGCGAAGGTCGTTGCGAGGCATGCGCGTCGCACCGAGGGCCTGGACAACCTGGTCATCTCGCTGACCGCGAAGGGCCTGACCTCGGGCGAGATCGTCGCGCACCTGGCCGAGGTCTACGGGATGGCGACCAGTAAGGAGACCGTCTCCACGATCACCGACCGGGTGTTGGAGGGCATGGCCGACTGGCGTACCCGTCCGCTCGATGCGGTATATCCGGTGCTGTTCGTGGACGCGGTGAACATCAAGATCCGCGACGGGCAGGTCGCCAACCGGCCGGTGTACGTGGTCCTGGGCGTCACGGCCGACGGATACCGCGACATCCTGGGCCTGTGGACCTCCAGCGGCGGGGAGGGCGCCAAGTACTGGCAGTCGGTCCTGACCGAGATCAAGAACAGAGGCGTCAAGGACTGCCTGATCCTGGTCTGCGACGGCCTGACCGGGCTGCCCGACGCCGTCGCCCAGGTCTGGCCGGCCACAGTGGTCCAGACATGCATCGTCCACCTGCTGCGGAACTCCTTCCGCTACACCTCGAAGCGGGACTGGGCGGCGGTGGCGCGGGACCTCAAGCCCGTCTACACCGCACCGAACGAGCGAGCGGCCCTCGAGCGCTTCGCGGAGTTCGCCGCCGCCTGGGAGGCGAACTACCCGGCGGTGGTGCGACTGTGGGAGAGGGCCTGGCCCGAGATGGTGCCCTTCCTCGGCTTCGACACCGAGATCCGGAAGATCATCTGCACGACCAACGCCATCGAGAGCCTCAACTCCCGCTACCGAAGGGCCGCCAGCGCCTGCGGCCACTTCCCGAACGAACAGGCGGCCCTGAAACGGCTCTACCTGGCGACCCTGGCCATCGACCCCACCGGACGCGGCCGGCAACGCTGGAGCAACCGCTGGCTCGGCGCCCTGAACGCCTTCGACATCGCCTTCGACGGGCGCCTGTCAGCTGGACGGGTGTGA
- a CDS encoding beta strand repeat-containing protein, with the protein MNGFMRREGRRTVRARCSGAMKSAAALVAPVLMTALVSGGGVAQAAGTASVTISPTSSTVPSGTGTTYTLTVSCSVTGGCDGTAVSFPSTSITGDGSTTDFGAWVGNSSCAGVTKTASGGVVTFTYGNIPTGTLQCTFPVVSPGFTTVNGTDVTITPTISGSNFPSATAPPASMAVTATHNVGFGKGAPSQVGTGAQMAFSLGIGCGIDGSVGTSSVSITDQLPTNFTYSSYSTAYIYPSGNTGAANPPGTITYDPATRTLTYSDPSGTTCQQPAGWIIYIIGTAASSGTPDPVGSTIANTATAAWTYLDGTTGGNPSSTTTDVVSPVPTPFLSKGGATQSFGNSGQYVFPPNGGHYPYTYPGNWNGTGQSAYYNIALTTTGTAGGADFAVKDPVPCLNNFSGQVYSSPAPGGPYCTSPAFIPTLITPSGFTPTAADSVTVIHTDGSTASVPYTAGTGWLIPTSPAVAEIDFPAFPEEGSNSGTPMYFSVLGYAAATVSTTSLETNTATATAYLVGSTTPLVPQETSQGSFMVVSPSEPSGTVVSPDITSDYNGPGSCVETVHFGHYGSYTGYNLIEVASAPSQAIYIDYLAPAGATITGGQTNTFALGGINGTPSSYTTAAIAATATPNYNGTGRTLLQWVIPAGTITQPGDYSVDGTNLTVNLGAGCDGTYQNDLTVGYGAAITGCLDGGGLTPPSNPTANNDLQYNGTPLAGNYCGYSAPLAVAAVNPAFSVDKSVQGNLDPVPVTAGGTGVVSPSGGSATYKVTFTNTGQANLTNPVMYDILPAVGDTDNTNLNARGSQFGVSLTGVGPVPAGVTVYYSTSTNPCRPEILPSDPGCVNDWSTTAPSALSTVTALKFLYTGTIYVSGAGTSTFSVPYTVSAPSNIPVGDVAWDTVGTTADAGTTPMTPAESSTTGLKAAQSPLTLVKTGDVTTAHSAGDVVHYSFAVTNNTAVTLTNIGVTDTLASPAGPEITVTCPQSSLTAGASETCTASPYTVTPADIANGAINNSATASGNPPTGSPVTSTPSTWKVTIPTPALNINKSVSPSGQVASGQVLTYTIKVTNPGAFAYNGAAFTDHLAGVLDQGTLTGAPSATAGTVTQSGTDLNWSGDVPAGGTVTITYQVTVK; encoded by the coding sequence GTGAACGGATTCATGCGGCGCGAGGGACGGCGGACCGTTAGAGCCCGCTGTTCCGGCGCTATGAAGTCTGCCGCCGCGCTCGTCGCGCCGGTGCTTATGACGGCGCTTGTCTCGGGCGGTGGCGTCGCGCAGGCGGCGGGGACGGCGAGTGTGACTATCAGTCCGACGTCGTCGACGGTGCCCAGCGGGACCGGTACCACATACACGTTGACGGTGTCGTGCAGTGTCACCGGCGGCTGCGACGGGACGGCGGTGAGCTTCCCTTCAACAAGCATCACCGGGGACGGGAGCACTACCGACTTCGGTGCGTGGGTGGGGAACTCGTCGTGCGCGGGCGTGACGAAGACCGCGTCGGGTGGCGTGGTCACCTTCACGTACGGCAACATCCCGACGGGCACGTTGCAGTGCACGTTCCCGGTGGTCTCGCCGGGCTTCACGACGGTGAACGGCACCGATGTGACGATCACGCCGACGATCAGCGGGAGCAACTTCCCGTCGGCCACGGCGCCGCCGGCGAGCATGGCCGTCACGGCCACGCACAACGTCGGCTTCGGCAAGGGCGCCCCGTCCCAGGTCGGAACCGGGGCGCAGATGGCGTTCTCGCTGGGCATCGGCTGCGGTATCGACGGCTCTGTGGGCACGTCGTCGGTGAGCATCACCGATCAACTTCCGACGAACTTCACCTATTCGAGCTACTCGACGGCTTACATCTATCCCTCGGGCAACACCGGCGCAGCCAACCCGCCGGGGACGATCACATACGATCCGGCGACTCGCACGCTCACGTATTCCGACCCGTCCGGGACGACGTGTCAGCAGCCGGCCGGCTGGATCATCTACATTATCGGCACGGCTGCGAGTAGTGGGACCCCCGACCCGGTGGGCTCGACCATCGCCAACACGGCGACCGCGGCATGGACCTACCTCGACGGGACCACGGGAGGCAACCCTTCTTCGACCACGACCGATGTGGTGAGCCCGGTTCCGACGCCGTTCCTGTCCAAGGGCGGGGCCACCCAGTCGTTCGGGAACTCTGGCCAGTACGTCTTCCCGCCGAACGGCGGGCACTATCCGTATACGTATCCCGGAAACTGGAACGGCACCGGTCAGTCGGCCTACTACAACATCGCTCTGACAACGACCGGGACGGCCGGGGGCGCCGATTTCGCGGTGAAGGATCCGGTGCCGTGTCTGAACAACTTCTCCGGCCAGGTGTATTCGTCGCCCGCCCCGGGCGGCCCGTACTGCACCAGCCCGGCGTTCATCCCGACGCTGATCACCCCGAGCGGGTTCACCCCGACTGCGGCTGATTCGGTCACGGTCATCCACACGGACGGCTCGACGGCCTCCGTGCCCTACACGGCGGGGACCGGCTGGCTCATCCCGACCTCTCCGGCGGTAGCCGAGATCGACTTCCCGGCGTTCCCGGAGGAGGGCAGTAACTCCGGCACCCCGATGTATTTCTCTGTCCTCGGGTATGCGGCCGCGACGGTGAGCACGACTTCGCTCGAGACGAACACCGCCACCGCAACCGCCTACCTGGTGGGCTCCACCACGCCGCTGGTGCCGCAGGAGACCTCGCAGGGCAGCTTCATGGTGGTCAGCCCCAGCGAACCGTCCGGCACGGTGGTATCACCCGACATCACCTCCGACTACAACGGGCCCGGTAGCTGCGTCGAGACGGTTCACTTCGGACACTACGGCAGTTACACCGGCTACAACCTGATCGAGGTCGCCTCAGCACCGTCGCAGGCGATCTACATCGACTATCTCGCGCCTGCCGGGGCCACGATCACCGGCGGCCAGACGAACACTTTCGCCCTCGGGGGCATCAACGGGACCCCGTCGTCCTACACCACGGCGGCCATCGCCGCCACGGCGACGCCCAACTACAACGGGACGGGCCGTACCCTGCTGCAGTGGGTCATCCCCGCCGGCACGATCACGCAGCCCGGCGACTACAGCGTGGACGGTACGAACCTGACGGTCAATCTCGGCGCGGGCTGTGATGGCACCTACCAGAACGACTTGACGGTCGGGTACGGTGCGGCGATCACCGGGTGTCTGGACGGCGGCGGTCTCACGCCGCCGTCGAACCCGACGGCGAACAACGACCTGCAGTACAACGGCACCCCCCTGGCCGGGAACTACTGCGGCTACTCGGCGCCGCTTGCGGTCGCTGCGGTGAACCCGGCGTTCTCGGTGGACAAGTCGGTGCAGGGAAACCTGGATCCGGTGCCGGTGACAGCCGGCGGCACCGGCGTTGTCAGTCCCAGTGGTGGTTCCGCCACCTACAAGGTGACCTTCACCAACACCGGTCAGGCGAATCTGACCAACCCGGTGATGTACGACATCCTTCCCGCGGTGGGCGATACGGACAACACGAACCTCAACGCGCGCGGCTCGCAGTTCGGGGTGTCGCTGACCGGGGTGGGTCCGGTGCCGGCGGGGGTGACGGTGTACTACTCGACCTCCACCAACCCGTGCCGGCCCGAGATCCTTCCGTCGGATCCGGGCTGTGTGAACGACTGGTCGACCACGGCGCCCTCGGCGCTGTCCACGGTCACCGCGCTCAAGTTCCTCTACACCGGAACCATCTATGTGTCCGGCGCGGGGACGAGCACCTTCTCGGTCCCGTACACGGTCTCCGCCCCGTCGAACATCCCCGTCGGGGACGTCGCCTGGGACACGGTAGGCACGACGGCGGATGCCGGCACGACGCCGATGACCCCGGCGGAGTCGTCCACGACCGGGTTGAAGGCCGCCCAGTCACCGTTGACCTTGGTGAAGACGGGCGACGTGACGACGGCGCATTCGGCCGGGGACGTGGTGCACTACTCGTTCGCGGTGACCAACAACACCGCCGTGACACTGACGAACATCGGTGTGACCGACACACTGGCCTCGCCGGCGGGCCCGGAGATCACGGTCACCTGCCCGCAGTCGTCGCTGACGGCCGGTGCGAGCGAGACCTGTACCGCATCGCCGTACACGGTGACGCCCGCGGACATCGCCAATGGCGCGATCAACAACTCGGCCACGGCGTCCGGCAACCCGCCGACCGGTTCGCCGGTGACCAGCACGCCGAGCACGTGGAAGGTCACCATCCCGACGCCGGCGCTGAACATCAACAAGTCGGTCTCCCCGAGCGGGCAGGTCGCCTCCGGGCAGGTGCTGACCTACACGATCAAGGTCACCAACCCGGGAGCGTTTGCCTACAACGGCGCGGCGTTCACCGACCACCTGGCCGGCGTGCTGGATCAGGGCACCCTCACCGGTGCCCCGAGCGCCACGGCCGGCACCGTCACCCAGAGCGGTACCGACTTGAACTGGAGCGGCGACGTACCGGCTGGCGGCACGGTCACCATCACCTATCAGGTCACCGTCAAGTAG